The sequence below is a genomic window from Monodelphis domestica isolate mMonDom1 chromosome 2, mMonDom1.pri, whole genome shotgun sequence.
atgtttttctttttgaccTTTGGAGATATAAACAGTAGTTTTCCTCTACTGTTCAAGATCCATCTGGGGCCATTTTGGGCAATATGTTAAAATGATCCTGTACCACCctgcaagagttgttgacaaTGTGTtgctttatttgcttaatatctttgtctttagaaatatcgACCTCTAGATACCAACCCCCAAGCTCAATGACcttatccatgaattgtgagggtTTCTCATCATCAGATAGTTTGAGACTTTCAAATTTTGTCCATTTTCCCATAACTTTGGAGTATTCTAGCATTGCTGTCATAATGGTCTCTCTACAACAATGTAATTGCAAACAGTGCTAGGAGTTGTCATAATTCCAGTCAGTATCCTGAGCAGGCCAGTGTGTTGCATTATGCTCCTGTACCTTGTTAACATTTAAGATGatcttattttttctcatattctGTTAGAAAAGTGTTGAGCAAATTCTCAACACCCTTATGAGAAGGATCATATTCATAAAATGTTGGCTATCTTCTTTGTCACAATGATAGGTTcagattaaaaatgagaaatatcatattttaattctCTAATATCTTGAGGAGTGAATGTTATATGGTGTTTTAGTGCTACCACATCTCCATTGCATTCTATTTTGGGCACTTAATTTAAGGGGAAAATAATTTGTAGGAATCACTTGATGCCTGTGATTCCTTATAAGTTGACTGTGGAGATATTGAGGTAATATGGGTAGGAGCAGTTATGGTAGCCAGATGAGATTCCCTTGGGGCTGAAATTGGTGGTGTGGTGGGAGAAGTGACAGGAGAGGATAGAGGATTAGAAGGATTAGGTGAGGTAAGAGTTGAAGAGCATGAAAGAGATGTGGCAGAGTGCAAGAGAGTAGAGTCTGTATCTGGTATATAGGAGAGGGgtgtctcatctccatttcttGAGAAATAGGATTGTCCTCTCTTAGTGATTGAGGAACAGGCCtaaaaaattcagacttgttttgaatGGGATCTTCATTTGTCATTAGATCCTGTAAGAAGTATTTGAAACTGTCCAGTTGAATTTGCCTGTCagcctgcatttctgctttaatctttcaCATAGTAGCATTTTTTGATCTTAACACTGTTgatcagaaaaacaaaatgtccTAGGAATCATAAGGAGAAGGAGGTCATCTGGAACCTTAAAGGTCCCTAATTGGGCAAAAAACAGAAGGCTTTCATGCAAAGTAGCATTTATGTTGCTTAGCATtttgataaaaaagaatatacaggaaaaggaaaaggggaaaaataataattcaatatttatttatttatttatttatttttgattattgttattattaggggTGGGAATAGGGTAAGTGGAGGGGTATGTCGgttatttcatttcatataattttgttgtatttttattcttGAGAGGGAAaaatttcattgatttatttgttGCATCCCTCTGGTGGAAGCAAATAGGCACTGCAGgtaaggagggaaaaaggaaaaaattaaaatgaaaaaattattgcTCAATATTGCCTTCTAGTGGCCAAAATGTAGCACTACAACAGGGAGGGCTTAGGACCATGGTTAAGGGTAGCCTTTGGAGCAAGAGGTGTTGTTAGGTTCTGCCAGAAATCAAAATGGAGGATACGACTACAAAATTGGGCAGGGTCTGGTTTTGTGGTTTTTCCCAAAGGCAAAATGACTCTGGAGGAGAGATAGTAGTAAACAGGATTCGTTAAAACAGGGAGAGGGCTATGAGGTAGGCTGGGGTGGTTGAAAGCAGGCCAGGACCCTCCCTTCCAAGGCAAAGAGCCTAGCACATGTTAGGAGATGTCTAGCTGCCCAACATGGAAAGAGGGCTCCTCTCCAGGCTTGGCTGGGACCGGGAGAGGCAGGATAATCCTCCTCAGCAATAAACAACAAGGCAGTGAGACCAAAGGCGCAGGGTGGTACTGCAGAAGGGAAGCTGGGGGTGATCAGGGTCCAGCAGCTGCTAGAGATAGTGGCCCAGGCTTGctccatgttctctcccctccctgagaggTTGAGTGACCTGATGCAGATTTTATCTGTGTAATCAGgtgaaacattttcccatattagtcttTCTGTGGAAGAGTAAATCCTCcaaggaaaaaggagaataaagagAACGAAATCGATGCTAATCACGTGAGTAATTTACACTCGCAGGAAAGGGACCAACCTGAGCCTCTGAAGGTCCCTGAAAAGGGCATGAAAAGTGCCTGTTGCTCAGGTGTTGACATTCTAATTAGCCCATCACACTGTGGACTTGGGGcgggactggagaaggaagtggagcAGCCGGGCAGGATCTTTGTCTGTGGAAGAGCCAGTGAGGGAGCCCGAGGTGAGGCTGGGAAGAAAGAGGGACGAGCTTGTGGGTGGTCTCAGAACGGGAAAGAGCTACAGTCCTCCGTGTGCTGTGGAGCTTCTGCAGTGAATCTGGGGAAAGTCAGACAAAGGAAGCGAGTGTGAACGGGCTGTGCTGCCTCCTGACAGAGGGGAGATCTAGACGCACCCGAAAACCAGGGGAATGTAGCCCAGGATCCTCTCTGCGATCTGTGACTGCTCGCAGCGCCCCCTGGtggctctctgcctctctgccatGGCGGGAGGACACGCCCTCCTCTGCTCTGTCCTGTCAGCCCCGCCTCCAGCTCCTCTTTCCAGGTGGAGCCTTTCCTGATTCGCCAAAGGCCGCCCCCCCCCTCCTCCTGGGTATCCCCAGCGTCTACACTGGCACATACACTGGCTGCACCCACAGCCGTGTAGCCCTGGGGATTGTTCCGGGTTTCTATTGGCCTCCTCAGCACCCAGCAGGGCACACAGGAAGCTCCTAATAAATGCTGGTGCCTGGACTGACTGCTGGGGGAGGACAGCTGTGGGGGGAGAAGCAGAGACGGGGGAGTGCAGTGATGGTGACCTCTTTGGGTCCTGCCTCACCCCTCCCCCTCCACTGTGTGCTCCCCCCCTGTGTGTGTGCAGGGGAGGGGCCAGACTCAGCCAGTCAACAAGGGGCCTGCACATGCCCGGAGAAGTCTCTgcctgccatctttggcacttgtgTCCATCTTGTGTTAGTGTAAAGGAAGAGGGAGATTCACCAGCTGGAGGTGGAGGGTGGGGTGGCAGgccaggcagggagggagagcaAAGGCTTGGAGGTTGGAGGTGTAGTGCTGAGTTTGGGGAGCAGCGTGGAGACTCTTTCACTGACACAGGACTTGTGGGACAGGGAGCAGCAGGAGAGGCTTCAGGGAGGCTGGAGGCAGCCTGGGGAGGCTTCAAATGCCAGGATGAGAGTTTGGCATTTCTCCTGCAGTCATAGGGAGCCAGCACAGTTTCTTGAGCAGGAGAGGTACCAGGTCAGACAGGATGACAATGATTTCCTCACTGGAGGTGGATGATGGTGATGGCAGTCAGTCAGCAGGATTTCTCCCCTGTATGTGTCTTCCCTGCCCTGTGCTAGTTACACACAGACAATgaatcttttcttccctctcagagctgaagTTCCAGAAGGAGGAGTTAAAGAAATGGGGGAGAGGCTGAGGGAGGAGCCTGGAGGACAGTCTCAGGAACTAGGAGCAGAGCCTCCATGTGGAGGCTGTTTTCAGCCACTTCAGggccccttttggggttttcttggcagagatacctgagaggtttgccatttccttttccagctcatttgacagatgaggaaactgaggcagacaggactAAGTgactgtgacttgtccagggtcacacagctagaaagtgtctgagggaggacttgaactcagctctccctgactcccagcccagcaGAGTGCTCTGGGTGGGGCCTCTCAGGGTGTGGCAGCGTGTGGTGGGTGTGTCCTCTGTGCCTCTCTGCAGAGGGATAAGGAGAAGTCCAGGAGGGAGGGATGAACATCAGGGAGGGGGTTAAACTCTGTGAGGAGGCCTCTGGGTGGTTGTTGGGGCAGGTCTCACAGTGTTTGCCCAGGCTGGGGTAGTTCAGAGGCAGCTGTGACACAGGGCACACACAGTCCTGGTCTGGGAACCTGAGgttctgggttctagtcctgcctctactccagacttgctgtgtgacctgggaagtCACTTGCCCTCTCTGGGCTGTAGAGGGGTGGAGCGGAGCATGTTCAGGAAGACCAGCGGGAGGCGGGTCTGCTCCGGTGGGTCAGGCTCAGGCTGGGGGCAGCAATTGGAGGGCTGAGAGGTCTGTCGGGGCTGACCCGCCCCCGGGTGTCCCCTCAGAGCACTTTACAGAGTATTTCATATCGGAGTGCTACTTCATCAACGGGACGGAGCAGGTGCGGTTTATAGAGAGATACATCCACAACCGGGAGGAGTACGTGCGCTTCGACAGCAACGTGGGGGTGTACCAGGCGGTGACCGAGCTGGGGCGGCCCAGTGCTGAGAATTGGAACAGCCAGAAGGAGATCCTGGAGCGGAAACGGGCCCAGGTGGACAATTACTGCAGGCACAACTACGAGATCGATGAGCCCTTCTCAGTGCGCAGGCGCGGTGAGTGGGAGCCCCGGAGGGCAGGGAGGGACCAGGAGAGCCCACCAGGGACCCTGGGAGAGAGAGCAGGCAGCGGGAGAGGGGCGGAGCAGGGAGGGGTGAGGGGCGgagcagggaggggagaggggcggagcagggaggggagaggggcggAGCAGGGAGGGCAGAATGAATGGGGAGAGACAGGGGGCTccggagggagggagaagaggggcggcgcagagaagggaaggaaccCTCCCCCGGCACCCCGCACTCCCCTCCATTCAGTTGGGAGGTTCTGATATTCTAACGGGAGAAATGAGCGAGCCCGAATCCTCCCCTACTGCAGTCAGTGGCTCCCTGGAGTCGGCTAACAGGGCTAACACCGCTAAAGGGAGGGAAGTCCCCGAGTCTGGAGCGCCTGGGTCAGAGCCGTCTACACCTGAATAAAGCGGTTCCTCTGGGTCCCTGGCCCTGAGCTCAGCAGAGGCTCTCCGGGGTCCGCTTTCTCCCCGGCTCCTCCTCGTACACAGACTCCCCGGAGGCCAGAGGCCAGCCAGGACCAGGGAGCCCGGGGCTGCCTCCCTGCCTGCAGCTCCTCCTCCTTTCTTGCAGTGGAGCCGGAGGTCCAGGTGTATCCCTCCAAGACGGCTCCTGTGGGCCACCACAACCTGCTGGTGTGCTCTGTGAGCGGCTTCTACCCCGGGGCCGTGGCGGTCACGTGGTCCGTGAATGGGCAGGAGCAGAGGGCTGGAGTCGTGTCCACAGGCCTGATACGCAATGGCGACTGGACCTTCCAGACCCTGGTGATGCTGGAGGTGACCCCTCAGCGCGGAGATGTCTACACCTGCCACGTGGAGCACTCCAGCCTGCAGAAGCCTGTCCTGGTGGCCTGGAGTGAGATGGAGCTTTTAGCTCTTCCCCTGCAGCTCTCCCATTGCTCAGGCCATGGAAGGGGTTCTGGGGGGGCCTCTTTCCTTCTGCCCTTGGCCAAAACCAGTCCTccgagccccccccccctttgcccAGCAGGGCCCCCTGATGTCAGGGCTGAGCCAAGAGCTCTGGGAGGCTGGAACCTTGTGAGCCTCCTCCCTGGCCTCCCCCTGGGAGTCTGGGATGAGCCTCCAGACTCTTCCCCCTGGGCGGGGGGAGCTGGGCTTGGAGACAGACTGATGTCAGGGAGCCTGGGGAGCTTTCCCTTCCTGAGCCCTGGGGGGCCCTTCGCCCCTCCCCCCCTGCCTTTCTCAGACAGGATTTAGGCAGCTTCTCAGGCCCCCCTGAGCCCCGGGTGCTCCCCAGAGCAGGCTGCCTCCTGGAGGGACAGCCCTGATCCTGGTGTCTCTTCTCCCCAGGTGCCCAGTCAGAGTCTGCCCAGAGTAAGATGCTGAGTGGTGTCGGGGGCTTCGTGCTGGGCCTCATCTTCTTTGGGGGTGGCCTCATTGTCCACATGAGGAGTCAGAAAGGTGAGACCCCCCTGGGGGAGCCCTGAGCCCCCCTCTGTGCCCTCCCCCGGGGAGAGAAGGGACCTGATGGGGCAGAAATCTGCACCTGGCTCAGGGCTGAGGGGTGGCCTGACTCTGGAGTCAGCCCTTCCTCCCCAGGAACCTGAAGCAGGGAAGGGGCCAGATCCCAGGCCCAGGGTCTTTGCAAACCCCACATTCCCCAGCAGAGACAGCCTGGGGAGGGATCTCAGGGGCCAGCTCTCagcccctctccccctcccagtccctcctcccatcccctcccagcattgtccaTGGAGGGATAAAGCATGGATGAAGTGCTGGTCTGAGGTGTCAGGGCTGGGCTAGTAGTGTTAGGAGCCCCTGTCCCACAGTGCCCAGAACGGTGCTTCCCTTTTGCTCCTGGGATTGACaagtctttgtctgtctgtctgtcttccttcttttccagcTAATCGTGGTTCACAGCCTGCAGGTAAGATCCTTCTCCCCAGTTGGGATCCTGGTTCTCATAGCTACAGCCTCTGCCCAGTGCAGCCTGAAGCTAAGGGAGACTTGGGGGGCCTTAGTGGGCAGAAGTGGTTCTCCTTGTGGGGTCCGTCCCATCCTGGActcttctctgactctctcttgTCCTCTGCAGGGCTCCTGAGCTGATCCCTAAGGCTGTGTCTCCTGGAACTTTTGCCTCCCCTCTCAGCCTCCCTCCACCATTTGGAGGCCCCCTGCTTGTGCCCAGATATCCAGGAGGTCAGCCCTCTTGACCCCTTCCCTGGAACAGTTCCTTTGTTGCACCTTTGACTGTCCTGAATCCTGCAGTTCAAAGACCCCCCTCCAGTCTCCCTCATTCCCACACCAGGGTTTCATCCATTTTTGTCCCTTGTGCCTCCACCCCAATGAATGAGAAGAATGAGAATCAGCTGGAACCTGGTAACAGAGAAAAAGTAGGGGGAGCAGGGAGGAGACTTCAGCACTTGGAATCCTTGGAATCAGTCAGTGTGTGAAATGCTTCCAGAGGGGAAGATGGCAGCCCATCCACACCTTTTTATCCTGATTGTCTCCTGTCTGTGCCCTTCCACAATCCTGTAGAGGGATTCCAGTGTCCTGGGGGCCTCTCTCTGCCCTCCTTGTCATTATGTGGATACCAATGGCCCTCCCAGGCTGTCTGCCCATCTATCCCTCCCCTTTCCTATGGGATGGCCCCCTTCATTGTGGCCTTCCATCTCTCTGATGAGGTTCCTGCTATCACTTCTGCTCCTTTCTTCCCTGATGATGTCCTGGAGTCTCTGTTTGCCCACTGTGTGCCCTTCCACTACACTTGAATGAAATTAAACTTTTACTCATACCTTTTGCTATTATATCTTATTCAATGTTTACTATCTATATCCTCCATCAGACCTTCTCTAATTacaacaataaaaaaagttttcagtGTAATGATCCCATTGAGCACATCTATCCAACAGCATATGCAACAGTCATACTCACAGTCTGTCTCTATTTCCTTCAGGATggatttgtttcccttctgaccAAACtcggtcattataattatataacatgacacattttttttctatattgttgTCTTTGGGTATGTTTATTTCCTGGTTTTGTTTGCAGTGTTTTGCATCAGTTCCAAGTCTGCAGAAATATTCTCCAATGTCTCATATTTGTTCTTCCTTCTGTTCTAACAATGCCATTCAGGTGCAAATTTGATAAgtcaggcaggataaaggggaacatcctgccacatacatagaccgtCTGTCATAGATGGCAGATACAATCTTAGGTTTAGAAGCAGATAATGACAAGACAGTTGGCCACGTCCACAGACAATTTTTGAGGGGATGCACTCCCAATTTGAGAACATTcttcaagaactatttccctaaatatgactcagtttccctgattGAATTGAAAGAGGctgcaggttacctatttgaaaataattcagaTCAGAGTAAGGAAGTTCCTGAAAGATAAgctagagaggactgaaaaggatttgaaacaaggaaattgaggaaattaaaaatttgaactGAACACAGGACTTTCAAAACATCTAATTACCAAAAACCTAGTTACCAGGCAAGACCAGTGCGAAAAGAAActagggagtgtttcttttgtcAATGTAAAGGACATTTgattagaaacttttttttaaaagaagaaacaggagagtACCAACAGAGACAAACATAATGCAGAAAGTAGGTACAAGAAATCCTCTTGCTGTTCACACTGCAAGTTAAAGCCCTCACAGCAAGCTCCTGATTTGAAGGGAATGCAAAACGGAATAGAAACTGGAGCTAAGCCTAAATATTCAGAAATGGTTAGACAAGAATTATGAAGCTAGGCCTATAGTGTGACACTTGGAGGTAGAAGGAATTGTGAGGAAAAGGCTGCAgataaaaatagtagaaaaaacttgggaaatagtgta
It includes:
- the LOC130457379 gene encoding H-2 class II histocompatibility antigen, E-S beta chain-like yields the protein MVSAQPLGGIWMEVLVVTLLVLTAQVTADRRPPKHFTEYFISECYFINGTEQVRFIERYIHNREEYVRFDSNVGVYQAVTELGRPSAENWNSQKEILERKRAQVDNYCRHNYEIDEPFSVRRRVEPEVQVYPSKTAPVGHHNLLVCSVSGFYPGAVAVTWSVNGQEQRAGVVSTGLIRNGDWTFQTLVMLEVTPQRGDVYTCHVEHSSLQKPVLVAWSAQSESAQSKMLSGVGGFVLGLIFFGGGLIVHMRSQKANRGSQPAGLLS